Proteins encoded together in one Methanobrevibacter ruminantium window:
- a CDS encoding endoglucanase — protein sequence MDNSNIIISVIIVLCIAAGVTAYGISEGDNAVFNDLTGFSPDSSSSQDNRIGNLFGDNSGDGTGSDVSNGGSSGSSGSSGGTHSNGGSNSGSGSGSGSGSGSGGNSGGSGGQGQSKISAAQAKSVASSFIGEAGAYVSNVKDDGTQYICYISDANGTVVDAIAISYSGENLGKV from the coding sequence ATGGACAATTCAAATATAATCATATCCGTAATTATTGTATTATGTATCGCAGCAGGAGTAACTGCATATGGAATAAGCGAAGGAGATAATGCAGTATTCAATGATTTGACTGGATTCTCCCCAGACAGTTCAAGTTCTCAAGATAATAGAATTGGCAATTTGTTTGGAGATAATTCCGGTGATGGAACTGGGTCAGATGTTTCCAACGGAGGAAGTTCAGGTTCCAGTGGAAGCAGTGGAGGAACACATTCTAACGGAGGCAGCAACTCTGGCTCAGGATCTGGATCCGGCTCAGGTTCAGGATCTGGAGGCAATTCTGGAGGCTCCGGAGGGCAAGGCCAAAGCAAAATAAGTGCTGCCCAAGCTAAATCAGTTGCTTCCAGTTTTATCGGAGAAGCAGGAGCATATGTAAGCAACGTTAAGGATGACGGAACTCAATACATCTGCTATATTTCAGATGCAAACGGAACTGTTGTAGATGCAATTGCAATCAGTTACTCTGGTGAAAACTTAGGAAAAGTATAA
- the frhA gene encoding coenzyme F420 hydrogenase subunit alpha — translation MSDKIVISPTSRQEGHAELVMEIDDEGIVTKGRYFSITPVRGLEKMVTGKAPETAPVLCQRICGVCPIPHTMASVEAMDDSLGIEIPKAAALLRELTISASNLNSHAIHHFLVAPDFVPEDLFKTAVDSVGTIRKNAQYVVDMVAGEGIHPSDVRIGGMARNLSELARKKLYTRLKALVPVVDNHVELMTNLILEKDIPEGLGAITAPVFASDVIYGKREFFDLDRFTEIVPELWYDDPEIGKRACTTVPLYDGLNVETGPRARLDKFQGYKEKGVVAQHLARAREMKTYLSRAIAILDELDTAANTLADFDPRGTNKLGIGVVEAPRGTDIHMAQVKDGKTAFYSALVPTTWNIPTMGPATEGFHHEWGPHVIRAYDPCLSCATHVMVVDDEDGSVVKNEMVRI, via the coding sequence TTGAGCGATAAAATAGTTATATCCCCAACATCTCGTCAAGAAGGTCATGCGGAATTAGTCATGGAAATTGACGATGAAGGGATCGTTACCAAAGGTAGATACTTCAGTATCACACCTGTCAGAGGCTTAGAGAAAATGGTTACAGGTAAAGCACCTGAGACTGCACCAGTTCTTTGTCAAAGAATCTGTGGGGTATGCCCAATTCCTCACACAATGGCATCCGTTGAAGCAATGGATGACTCTTTAGGCATTGAAATTCCAAAAGCAGCAGCATTGTTAAGAGAATTAACAATCTCCGCTTCCAACTTAAACAGTCACGCAATTCACCATTTCTTAGTTGCACCTGACTTCGTGCCTGAAGATCTTTTCAAGACTGCAGTAGACAGTGTTGGAACAATTAGGAAAAACGCACAATATGTTGTAGATATGGTAGCTGGTGAAGGTATCCACCCATCTGACGTAAGAATCGGTGGTATGGCAAGAAACTTATCTGAACTTGCACGTAAAAAATTATACACCAGACTCAAAGCATTAGTACCAGTAGTAGACAACCACGTTGAATTGATGACTAACTTAATCCTTGAAAAGGACATTCCTGAAGGATTAGGTGCTATTACTGCTCCTGTATTTGCAAGTGATGTTATTTACGGTAAAAGAGAATTCTTCGATCTTGACAGATTCACTGAAATTGTACCAGAATTATGGTATGATGACCCAGAAATCGGTAAAAGAGCATGTACTACTGTACCATTATACGATGGTTTAAATGTAGAAACTGGTCCTAGAGCAAGATTAGATAAATTCCAAGGCTACAAAGAAAAAGGTGTTGTAGCTCAACACTTAGCTAGAGCTCGTGAAATGAAAACTTACCTTTCCAGAGCTATTGCTATCTTAGATGAATTAGACACTGCTGCTAATACCCTCGCAGATTTCGACCCAAGAGGAACCAACAAATTAGGTATCGGTGTAGTAGAAGCTCCTAGAGGAACTGATATTCACATGGCACAAGTAAAAGACGGAAAAACCGCTTTCTACAGTGCATTAGTACCAACTACTTGGAACATCCCAACTATGGGTCCTGCAACTGAAGGATTCCATCACGAATGGGGACCTCACGTAATCAGAGCTTACGACCCATGTTTATCTTGTGCAACTCACGTAATGGTAGTTGATGACGAAGATGGATCAGTTGTTAAAAACGAAATGGTGAGAATTTAA
- the frhD gene encoding coenzyme F420-reducing hydrogenase, FrhD protein produces MPYDAGRLVVGCGNVLFKDDGFGPMVIHALEDYFKENDIKMPQDTQFIDAGTGATHFIFSMPDDNWKKVIVVDVVEWNAEPGTLKIFSPYDMPKGKYENAHTWPVEEPLHDLVDMGIEVVIVGCKPAEITAPDVDMGLTEPVEAAIPKAIEMILNEL; encoded by the coding sequence ATGCCTTATGATGCAGGAAGATTAGTTGTTGGATGTGGAAACGTATTGTTTAAAGATGACGGTTTCGGTCCAATGGTTATTCATGCTTTAGAAGATTATTTTAAAGAAAATGATATTAAAATGCCGCAAGACACTCAGTTCATTGATGCAGGAACCGGGGCGACTCATTTCATTTTTTCCATGCCTGATGATAATTGGAAAAAAGTTATTGTAGTTGACGTGGTTGAATGGAATGCGGAACCAGGAACCCTTAAGATTTTTTCACCTTATGACATGCCTAAAGGCAAATATGAGAACGCTCATACTTGGCCTGTAGAAGAACCACTTCACGATCTAGTGGATATGGGCATTGAGGTAGTCATTGTAGGATGTAAACCGGCAGAAATCACTGCACCAGATGTTGATATGGGCTTAACAGAGCCAGTGGAGGCGGCTATTCCAAAAGCTATTGAAATGATATTAAATGAACTTTAA
- the frhG gene encoding coenzyme F420 hydrogenase subunit gamma: protein MLDGLKNKLRKFLGLEAKPDAEDDEAKAKLKQEIKSEVEAQSKPAEEAKKAADAAAEEEAKKQAESSEQISKESSTQEVEKVADKPKIGYIHMSGCTGDGMSLTENYDILSTLLTDMVDIVYGTTLVDLWEMPEMDLALVEGSVCLQDEHSVKELMEVREKSGLVCAFGSCAMTGCFTRYARGGQLAQPKHESFVPISDLIKVDCAIPGCPASPEIIAKVVVALINGDMDYLQPMLDMAACNLACGCDLQTNVVSKALCCGCGTCVLACPTRALEMVEGRPSHNKNRCIKCGACTTHCPRTWFPAEQIKKDLGL from the coding sequence ATGCTTGATGGATTAAAAAATAAATTAAGAAAATTTTTAGGCCTTGAAGCTAAACCGGACGCAGAAGATGATGAAGCAAAAGCTAAATTAAAACAAGAAATTAAAAGTGAAGTAGAAGCTCAATCAAAGCCTGCTGAAGAGGCAAAGAAAGCAGCTGATGCTGCAGCTGAAGAAGAGGCTAAAAAACAAGCAGAATCATCTGAGCAAATAAGTAAAGAATCTTCAACACAGGAGGTTGAAAAAGTGGCTGACAAACCAAAAATAGGATATATTCACATGAGTGGTTGTACTGGAGACGGTATGTCATTAACTGAAAACTATGACATTCTCTCAACCTTACTCACTGATATGGTGGACATTGTTTACGGAACAACTTTAGTAGATTTATGGGAAATGCCTGAAATGGATTTAGCATTAGTCGAAGGGTCTGTCTGTTTACAAGATGAACACAGTGTAAAAGAACTTATGGAAGTAAGAGAAAAATCAGGATTAGTTTGCGCATTTGGATCTTGTGCTATGACTGGTTGTTTCACCCGTTACGCACGTGGTGGACAATTAGCTCAACCAAAACATGAATCATTTGTACCAATTTCTGACTTAATTAAAGTAGATTGTGCTATTCCAGGATGCCCAGCATCCCCTGAAATTATTGCAAAAGTAGTTGTTGCATTAATTAACGGTGACATGGATTACTTACAACCTATGTTAGACATGGCAGCATGCAACTTAGCATGTGGTTGTGACTTACAAACCAATGTTGTAAGCAAAGCATTATGTTGTGGTTGTGGAACTTGTGTATTAGCATGTCCAACCAGAGCTCTTGAAATGGTAGAAGGTAGACCATCCCACAATAAGAACAGATGTATTAAATGTGGTGCATGTACTACTCACTGTCCAAGAACCTGGTTCCCTGCTGAACAAATTAAAAAAGACTTAGGATTATAG
- the frhB gene encoding coenzyme F420 hydrogenase subunit beta gives MAFGTYKEVVSARATDKAIQKVAQDGGIVSALLCYALEENIIEGAIVAGDTEDAWKPEPTIAMTPEEIIAAAGTKYTFSPNAIRLKEAVRQYGLEKIGTVGTPCQIMGLRKMQSYPFATRFVADKLALIIGIFCMENFPRDSLKTFVEGKMSSSLDNVNKMDIGKGKFWITDPEKESGLALKETHGYEQAGCNICLDYVAELADVSTGSVGSPDGWSTVFTRTDNGADIFTAAVEAGVIETKPMDDVKPGLGLLEKLANGKKDKGQKEIERRVNMGLPSPF, from the coding sequence ATGGCATTCGGTACATATAAAGAAGTAGTATCTGCAAGAGCTACTGACAAAGCAATCCAAAAAGTCGCACAAGATGGTGGAATCGTAAGCGCATTATTATGCTACGCTTTAGAAGAAAACATCATTGAAGGAGCTATTGTTGCTGGAGATACTGAAGACGCATGGAAACCTGAACCAACTATTGCAATGACTCCAGAAGAAATCATTGCAGCAGCAGGTACCAAATACACCTTCTCTCCAAACGCAATCAGACTCAAAGAAGCTGTAAGGCAATACGGTCTTGAAAAAATCGGAACTGTAGGAACCCCTTGTCAAATTATGGGACTCAGAAAAATGCAATCCTACCCATTTGCTACCAGATTTGTAGCAGATAAACTCGCATTAATCATCGGTATTTTCTGTATGGAAAACTTCCCAAGAGATTCCTTAAAAACCTTCGTAGAAGGTAAAATGAGCTCTTCCTTAGACAATGTTAACAAAATGGACATTGGTAAAGGAAAATTCTGGATTACCGATCCTGAAAAAGAATCTGGACTTGCATTAAAAGAAACCCATGGATACGAACAAGCTGGATGTAACATCTGTCTCGACTATGTTGCAGAATTAGCTGATGTATCAACCGGTTCTGTAGGTTCCCCAGATGGCTGGTCCACTGTATTCACCAGAACTGACAACGGAGCAGACATCTTTACCGCAGCTGTTGAAGCTGGTGTAATCGAAACCAAACCAATGGATGATGTAAAACCTGGTTTAGGATTACTCGAAAAATTAGCTAACGGTAAGAAAGACAAAGGTCAAAAAGAAATCGAAAGAAGAGTCAACATGGGACTTCCAAGTCCTTTCTAA